The Pseudomonas azadiae genome includes a window with the following:
- a CDS encoding autotransporter family protein has protein sequence MRMRISHLLFLGITCSAALVTWSSLTHGACAIVPTAGNDTFICDSGISAAFTDTGGDNTLTMSGTGTIAGNATFGAGIDIVTLLDASSTGMQINGSLNQGDGDNILQMNNGTITGSVIQGAGRDIVQFSGGSIGEVLQGAGVDIYTMSAGTVTGDVDQGDGLDDFVMNAGTIVGAFLSGDRATMTGGSIGRVNMLLDDNVFDMKGGTIVANLVTGFGNDTIRVSGPSYIGGNISLSGGTDRVTITGGTVNGQILTSLGEDRLEWVGGGQVNSFILMGGDNDTALLQNLTETIVASTPLIDGGLGVDTLTLDNSQLSTPERYMSWETVNLDNNATLNLGGTFTLGDAGTGTGTMNVNGSSVLVVSTGVLASFDPAQLATLNNRGMIDMVRGSSTASDTFTVNGNYTGTDGQLNLQTVLGDETSLSDKLVISGGAIQGTTDLFVTNLGGAGAATLQDGIQVVQAINGATGPGTAFTLGNAVSAGAFDYYLFKGGATAGTEQSYYLRSTLPVTPLPTPEDPPVQLPIPVDGTPPLPPNPGGKEIPLYRPEVPVYSAQLPAADQMVRATMGTYHERMGDQSAQQTGGTRGGWGRVYGNRSRQQFEGTVSPTLDSSVKGFQVGTDVYAHTDDSGRTQHAGLFVGHSTLKGNVKGFNGGWEDKDAGKTTLRGDSVGGYWTLIGANQAYVDLVVMGTRLYGNNESDRGVKMKTRGRNLTGSAEVGWPFPVSERWVIEPQAQLIVGKTRLDSQNDRISEVEFKADTHVTTRLGARLRGDFLASNMPFRPYLRANVWHASAGDNSVIFNDATRIDTEQKSTTLQVSLGATLQVADGVNLYGEMGYNRNLDSNSYNGQEAGVGLRVNF, from the coding sequence ATGCGCATGCGGATATCACACCTGTTGTTTTTGGGCATCACCTGCTCGGCGGCTCTTGTCACATGGTCATCGCTCACACACGGCGCCTGTGCCATCGTACCCACTGCCGGTAACGACACCTTCATCTGCGATAGCGGGATCAGCGCAGCCTTCACCGATACCGGCGGCGACAATACCTTGACCATGAGCGGAACCGGCACCATCGCCGGGAATGCCACCTTTGGTGCTGGTATCGATATCGTCACCCTTCTCGACGCCTCCAGCACAGGGATGCAGATCAACGGTTCGCTCAATCAGGGCGACGGCGACAATATCCTCCAGATGAACAACGGCACCATCACGGGCTCGGTTATCCAGGGCGCCGGCAGGGATATTGTGCAATTCAGTGGCGGTAGCATAGGCGAGGTGCTCCAAGGGGCCGGTGTCGATATCTACACCATGAGCGCCGGCACAGTCACCGGAGATGTTGATCAGGGTGACGGGCTGGACGACTTCGTCATGAACGCCGGCACAATCGTCGGCGCATTTTTATCGGGTGACCGCGCGACCATGACTGGCGGTAGCATCGGCCGGGTCAATATGCTGCTCGATGACAATGTGTTCGACATGAAAGGGGGAACCATTGTCGCCAACCTTGTGACGGGGTTTGGCAACGACACCATTCGGGTGTCGGGGCCCAGTTATATCGGGGGCAATATCAGCCTCAGCGGCGGTACGGATCGCGTCACGATCACCGGCGGTACCGTGAACGGACAGATCCTTACCAGCCTCGGCGAGGATAGGCTCGAATGGGTCGGTGGCGGTCAGGTCAACTCCTTCATCTTGATGGGTGGCGACAACGACACCGCACTGTTACAGAACCTGACCGAAACCATCGTAGCGTCTACCCCCTTGATCGATGGCGGCCTCGGGGTTGATACCCTGACCTTGGACAACAGCCAACTCAGTACGCCGGAACGGTACATGAGCTGGGAAACCGTGAATCTGGACAACAACGCAACGCTCAATCTCGGCGGTACATTTACCCTGGGCGATGCCGGCACAGGCACCGGCACCATGAACGTCAATGGCAGCAGCGTTCTGGTGGTCAGCACTGGGGTCCTCGCTTCCTTTGACCCGGCCCAACTGGCGACGTTGAACAACCGCGGAATGATCGACATGGTCAGGGGTAGTTCCACCGCGTCCGACACGTTTACGGTAAACGGAAACTACACCGGCACGGACGGCCAGCTCAACCTGCAAACAGTGTTGGGTGACGAGACTTCGCTCAGCGATAAACTGGTGATCAGCGGTGGCGCAATCCAGGGCACTACCGATCTGTTCGTCACCAACCTGGGCGGCGCGGGCGCAGCGACCCTGCAGGACGGTATTCAGGTAGTCCAGGCGATCAACGGGGCAACCGGGCCTGGCACCGCGTTCACCTTGGGGAACGCAGTGTCAGCTGGAGCATTTGACTACTACCTGTTTAAAGGTGGGGCCACTGCCGGCACCGAGCAGAGTTACTACCTGCGTTCCACCCTTCCTGTCACGCCGCTGCCGACACCCGAGGATCCACCCGTACAGTTGCCGATTCCCGTGGACGGCACCCCGCCGCTACCGCCCAATCCCGGTGGCAAGGAAATCCCGCTCTATCGCCCCGAGGTGCCTGTTTACTCAGCGCAGCTTCCGGCTGCCGACCAGATGGTGCGTGCAACGATGGGGACTTATCACGAACGCATGGGCGACCAAAGTGCACAACAGACGGGCGGTACTCGGGGAGGCTGGGGCCGTGTCTATGGCAACCGTAGTCGGCAACAGTTTGAGGGCACTGTAAGCCCGACGCTGGACAGTTCCGTCAAAGGCTTCCAAGTGGGCACTGATGTTTATGCCCACACCGACGACAGCGGCCGAACTCAGCATGCCGGTCTGTTCGTGGGCCACAGCACACTCAAAGGCAATGTAAAGGGCTTTAACGGTGGCTGGGAGGACAAGGACGCCGGCAAGACCACGTTGCGCGGTGACAGCGTGGGGGGTTACTGGACGCTGATCGGTGCGAATCAGGCTTATGTAGACCTGGTGGTGATGGGAACCCGCTTGTATGGCAACAACGAATCAGACCGGGGGGTGAAAATGAAAACCCGTGGGCGCAATTTGACAGGCTCCGCCGAAGTCGGCTGGCCGTTCCCGGTGAGCGAGCGCTGGGTGATTGAGCCCCAGGCTCAACTCATCGTTGGCAAGACCCGACTCGACAGCCAGAACGATCGGATTTCCGAAGTTGAATTTAAAGCCGACACCCACGTCACCACTCGCCTGGGTGCGCGGCTACGCGGTGATTTCCTGGCCAGCAACATGCCATTCCGACCGTATCTGCGCGCGAACGTCTGGCATGCCAGCGCCGGGGACAATAGCGTGATTTTCAACGATGCCACCCGTATCGATACCGAACAAAAATCCACCACGCTGCAGGTCAGCCTGGGGGCGACGTTGCAGGTCGCTGATGGGGTGAACCTGTACGGCGAAATGGGCTACAACCGCAATCTGGACAGCAACAGCTACAACGGCCAAGAAGCCGGAGTGGGACTAAGGGTGAACTTTTAG
- a CDS encoding DUF1810 domain-containing protein — protein sequence MPDRFNLSRFVEAQRPVFSRVMAELHAGRKTSHWMWFVFPQVQGLGRSEMAQHFAISGVAEARAYLEHEVLGPRLESCVKAVLQHRGTSTGQLFGTPDDLKFRSCLTLFMSVQTESTVYQTALDQFFDGEPDRKTLLLLEAG from the coding sequence ATGCCCGACCGGTTCAATCTGTCGCGTTTTGTCGAGGCCCAGCGCCCGGTGTTCAGTCGCGTCATGGCCGAACTGCACGCGGGGCGCAAGACGAGTCACTGGATGTGGTTCGTCTTTCCGCAAGTGCAGGGGCTCGGTCGTTCCGAGATGGCCCAGCATTTCGCTATCTCTGGCGTGGCCGAGGCACGCGCTTATCTAGAGCACGAGGTGCTCGGCCCAAGGCTCGAAAGCTGCGTCAAGGCGGTTCTGCAACACCGCGGAACAAGCACCGGGCAGCTATTCGGCACGCCCGATGACTTGAAGTTTCGCTCTTGCCTGACGTTGTTCATGAGCGTCCAGACCGAGTCCACTGTGTACCAAACGGCACTGGATCAGTTTTTCGACGGTGAACCGGATCGCAAGACACTCTTGTTGCTTGAGGCAGGATAA
- a CDS encoding TonB-dependent siderophore receptor → MSAQYHGRTGFAPSFVALAVCLASSQAVFAADTQAPTATLELGATQISGEEQLGETTEGTQSYTTGAMKTATKLPLTMRETPQAVTVITRQRMDDQAMTSINDVVKATPGLFLNFSSGPGRQSYTSRGFDIDNLMYDGIPSGYNGVSVGAQPNLAMFDRVEVVRGATGLVTGAGNPSAAINLVRKRPLNEQKVTLTGAAGSWDDYRGELDASSPLNDSGTWRGRVVTSYRDANSFIDNAEEYHGLFYAVTEADLSEDTTLTLGFSNQKDKTNYFWGSSMVGQDGHHLNLPRSYNPGTDWENKDQEINTVFAELRQRLANDWKLQVNANYAEQNALFSGSYQSRWVANTPARTVYQAAYDENQAGVDAFASGPFQAFGRTHEVVVGASRRIYDMTTHNYSPYNLNWPLTAGKPDFTHTTNDRDVTTQDGLYVTTRLSLADPLKLILGARLDWYDYDAHGSDTGDYKVTRNLTRYAGLIYDLDDYHSVYVSYSDIFTPQSEKDTSGTPLKPIIGKNYEVGIKGEYLGGALNASVALFRVDQENRAVGVTVPNCPQASCSQASGEIRSQGIDFELQGALTEHWQVGGGYTYARTHTIKDEANPQNVNKQFDTDTPEHLFKLTTSYHFQGPLEKLRVGGNVSWQSRMYNDLDLANGGSYRIKQGAYAVTDLMAGYKVNDHLDLQLNANNIFDRRYYSTIANSVSYGGDAYGNPRNMMLTAKYSF, encoded by the coding sequence ATGTCTGCGCAATATCACGGTCGTACAGGTTTTGCACCCAGCTTTGTGGCGCTGGCTGTCTGTCTCGCAAGCTCGCAAGCGGTATTCGCCGCCGATACGCAAGCGCCGACGGCCACCCTGGAACTGGGTGCCACGCAAATTTCCGGCGAAGAACAACTGGGCGAAACCACCGAAGGTACGCAGTCCTACACCACGGGGGCGATGAAAACCGCGACCAAGCTGCCGTTGACCATGCGTGAGACACCGCAGGCCGTGACCGTGATCACCCGCCAACGTATGGATGACCAGGCGATGACCAGCATCAACGATGTAGTCAAGGCTACGCCGGGACTGTTCCTGAACTTCTCCAGCGGTCCTGGCCGACAGTCTTACACTTCGCGCGGTTTCGACATCGACAACCTCATGTATGACGGCATCCCGAGCGGCTATAACGGTGTTTCGGTGGGTGCACAGCCGAACCTGGCGATGTTCGATCGGGTCGAAGTCGTGCGCGGTGCTACCGGCTTGGTGACCGGCGCGGGTAACCCTTCGGCTGCCATTAATCTAGTACGCAAACGGCCACTGAACGAGCAGAAAGTCACCCTCACCGGCGCCGCCGGCAGTTGGGACGACTATCGCGGCGAGCTGGACGCGTCCAGCCCGCTCAATGACAGCGGCACGTGGCGCGGGCGCGTCGTGACCTCTTATCGCGATGCCAACAGCTTCATCGACAACGCCGAGGAATATCACGGCCTGTTCTATGCTGTTACCGAAGCCGACCTGAGCGAAGACACCACCCTGACCCTTGGCTTCTCGAACCAGAAGGACAAGACCAATTACTTCTGGGGTTCATCGATGGTCGGCCAGGACGGCCATCACCTGAACCTGCCGCGCTCCTACAACCCCGGCACCGACTGGGAAAACAAAGACCAGGAAATCAACACGGTGTTCGCAGAATTGCGTCAACGCCTGGCCAATGACTGGAAGCTACAAGTCAACGCCAATTACGCCGAACAAAACGCATTGTTCTCCGGCTCCTACCAGTCCCGCTGGGTTGCCAACACACCGGCACGCACGGTCTACCAGGCGGCCTACGATGAAAACCAGGCGGGTGTCGACGCGTTTGCCAGCGGGCCCTTCCAAGCGTTCGGGCGTACCCATGAGGTGGTGGTGGGCGCCAGCCGGCGCATCTACGACATGACCACCCACAACTACAGCCCGTACAACCTCAACTGGCCACTCACTGCTGGCAAGCCGGATTTCACCCACACCACCAATGACCGCGACGTCACGACCCAGGACGGCCTCTATGTCACTACGCGCCTGAGTTTGGCAGATCCGTTGAAGCTGATCCTCGGCGCGCGTCTGGACTGGTATGACTACGATGCCCATGGCAGCGACACCGGCGACTATAAGGTCACCCGCAATCTCACCCGTTACGCGGGCCTGATCTACGACCTGGACGACTATCATTCGGTCTATGTCAGCTACAGCGACATCTTCACGCCACAAAGCGAAAAGGATACCTCCGGTACTCCGCTCAAGCCCATCATCGGCAAAAACTACGAGGTGGGTATCAAGGGCGAATACCTGGGGGGCGCGCTGAATGCGAGCGTGGCGCTGTTCCGCGTCGACCAGGAAAACCGTGCCGTGGGGGTGACCGTGCCCAACTGTCCGCAGGCATCTTGCTCGCAAGCCTCGGGCGAGATCCGCAGCCAGGGCATCGACTTCGAACTGCAAGGCGCCTTGACCGAGCATTGGCAGGTCGGCGGCGGCTACACCTATGCGCGTACGCACACCATAAAAGATGAAGCCAACCCGCAGAACGTCAACAAGCAATTCGATACAGATACCCCGGAGCACTTGTTCAAGCTGACCACCAGCTACCACTTTCAGGGCCCGTTGGAAAAACTCCGCGTAGGCGGCAACGTCTCATGGCAGAGCCGCATGTACAACGACCTCGATCTGGCCAACGGCGGCAGCTACCGTATCAAGCAAGGCGCCTATGCCGTCACCGACCTGATGGCAGGCTACAAGGTCAACGACCACCTGGACCTGCAGCTCAACGCCAACAACATCTTCGACCGTCGGTACTATTCGACCATTGCCAACTCCGTGAGCTATGGCGGCGACGCTTATGGCAACCCGCGCAACATGATGCTCACCGCAAAATACAGCTTCTGA
- a CDS encoding EamA family transporter, with protein sequence MTPPAPTPFSRHIAVLILLCMGCAFAGNHIAARVAFDDGAGVLLAILLRSGGTLLVLAVLVLWQRQSLRLPPGAWRWQGLLGVLIATQSLCLYSAVARVPVALALLLGNVFPILLALLTWACGGPRPTARTALLMGLILVGLVFVLDVPGRLSSSTELGPQWLLGVSLAFCAACAFACALWITDHKLSQVRGSVRSLLTIFIVFSSVNLAGLTGALPGGLNPPATSTGWLALATLVVLYGTGFIVLFISVPRLDMPRNAPVMNIEPLATLLMGWIVLDQMLSAGQLAGGVIVVTGIVLLTYRKAPRPAPR encoded by the coding sequence ATGACGCCCCCTGCCCCCACTCCTTTCTCCCGCCACATCGCCGTGTTGATCCTGCTGTGCATGGGCTGTGCCTTTGCAGGCAACCACATCGCCGCGCGCGTCGCCTTCGATGATGGTGCCGGCGTGCTATTGGCCATCCTGTTGCGCTCAGGCGGCACCTTGTTGGTGCTGGCCGTGCTGGTGCTGTGGCAGCGCCAAAGCCTGCGCCTGCCGCCAGGTGCGTGGCGCTGGCAAGGGCTGTTGGGCGTACTCATCGCCACCCAAAGCCTGTGCCTTTATTCCGCCGTGGCACGTGTACCGGTCGCGCTGGCGCTGCTGTTGGGTAACGTGTTCCCGATCTTGCTGGCACTGCTCACTTGGGCCTGCGGCGGCCCGCGTCCTACCGCTCGCACCGCCTTGCTGATGGGCCTGATCCTGGTGGGCCTGGTGTTCGTCCTTGACGTACCAGGCCGCCTCTCAAGCAGCACCGAACTCGGCCCGCAATGGCTGCTCGGTGTAAGCCTGGCCTTCTGCGCCGCCTGTGCATTCGCCTGCGCGCTGTGGATCACCGATCACAAGTTGTCCCAGGTACGCGGTTCGGTGCGCAGCCTGCTGACGATTTTCATCGTGTTCAGCAGCGTCAACCTCGCAGGCTTGACTGGCGCCCTGCCGGGCGGCCTGAACCCGCCGGCGACCAGCACCGGCTGGCTGGCACTGGCCACGTTGGTGGTGCTGTATGGGACCGGGTTTATCGTGCTGTTCATCTCAGTACCGCGCCTGGATATGCCGCGCAACGCACCGGTGATGAACATTGAGCCGCTGGCGACATTGCTGATGGGCTGGATCGTGCTCGATCAAATGCTCAGCGCCGGGCAGCTGGCGGGAGGTGTGATTGTCGTGACGGGGATTGTGCTGCTGACGTATCGCAAGGCGCCTCGGCCTGCGCCTCGGTAA
- a CDS encoding DoxX-like family protein, with protein MNALARINWIARGGLAFVFAYHGLVPKLLWLSADEQSMMQAHGIEQVQLFATLAGVGEIALALWIVLSPRSPWPIAVAAMALTGLLVDVALVSPAMLRAAFNPVSLNVAGLALCAVAWHARQRNARPG; from the coding sequence GTGAACGCCTTGGCGCGGATCAACTGGATCGCCCGAGGCGGCCTGGCGTTCGTGTTCGCTTACCACGGGCTGGTGCCGAAGCTGCTGTGGCTCAGCGCGGATGAGCAGTCGATGATGCAGGCGCATGGGATCGAGCAGGTGCAGTTGTTCGCGACGCTGGCGGGCGTTGGGGAGATTGCCCTGGCGTTATGGATCGTGCTTTCGCCGCGCAGCCCCTGGCCGATCGCGGTGGCGGCGATGGCATTGACGGGGCTGCTGGTGGATGTGGCGTTGGTCAGCCCAGCGATGCTCAGGGCGGCGTTTAACCCTGTATCGCTCAATGTGGCCGGGCTGGCGTTGTGTGCAGTGGCGTGGCATGCGCGTCAGAGAAACGCACGTCCAGGCTAA
- a CDS encoding thiol-disulfide oxidoreductase DCC family protein — protein sequence MATTQTRPSPAPLLQPGETVVLFDGVCKLCNGWARFLIRHDHQRRLRLAAVQSPEGQSLLAWAGLPLDQFDTLAVVRDHHYWVRSDAVFEIIAQLPAAWRPLLLLRAIPRRLRDWAYDRIARNRYRLFGRYDTCLLPHPDHKQRFLKGPL from the coding sequence ATGGCCACCACCCAAACCCGCCCTTCCCCCGCGCCTTTGCTTCAGCCCGGCGAGACCGTGGTGTTATTCGACGGTGTGTGCAAGCTGTGCAACGGTTGGGCAAGGTTCCTGATTCGCCATGACCACCAACGGCGCCTAAGGCTGGCAGCCGTGCAATCCCCCGAGGGGCAATCCTTGCTGGCCTGGGCGGGGTTGCCACTGGATCAGTTCGACACCTTGGCGGTCGTCCGCGACCACCACTATTGGGTGCGCTCGGACGCGGTGTTCGAAATCATCGCGCAACTGCCCGCCGCTTGGCGTCCCTTGCTGCTGTTGCGCGCCATCCCACGCAGGCTTCGGGATTGGGCTTACGATCGCATCGCACGCAACCGCTATCGGCTCTTTGGCCGATACGACACCTGCCTGTTGCCACACCCGGATCATAAACAGCGCTTTTTGAAGGGGCCGCTGTGA
- a CDS encoding MFS transporter, producing the protein MTSPSTEQVSPQTLRKVIIAAGIGNFVEWFDFAVYGFLATTIAQQFFPSGDASAALLKTFAVFAVAFAFRPLGGIFFGMLGDRIGRKRTLAMTILLMAAATTLIGLLPTYAAIGVAAPILLSLIRCAQGFSAGGEYAGACAYLMEHAPSDKRAWYGSFVPVSTFSAFAAAAVVAYALEASLSAEAMGSWGWRLPFLIAAPLGLVGLYLRWKLDETPAFEAVKQEHAVAHSPLKDTLRNHGAAICCLGAFVSLTALSFYMFTTYFATYLQVAGGLSRALALLVSLLALIFAAVICPLAGLYSDRVGRRVTVMTACVLLIVVVYPSFLMASSGSFAASIVGVMLLAVGAVLCGVVTAALLSETFPTRTRYTASAITYNMAYTLFGGTAPLVATWLISATGSNLSPAFYLIAVALLALAGGLALPETSRISLHDVGTEEQSAAALVSR; encoded by the coding sequence ATGACGAGCCCATCCACCGAACAGGTCAGCCCCCAAACCCTGCGAAAAGTCATCATCGCCGCCGGCATCGGTAACTTCGTCGAGTGGTTTGACTTCGCCGTCTACGGCTTCCTCGCCACCACCATCGCGCAACAGTTTTTCCCCAGTGGCGATGCCAGCGCCGCGCTGCTGAAGACCTTTGCGGTGTTTGCCGTGGCCTTTGCGTTCCGGCCCTTGGGCGGTATTTTCTTCGGCATGCTTGGCGACCGGATCGGCCGCAAACGCACCCTGGCCATGACGATCCTGTTGATGGCCGCCGCCACCACCTTGATCGGCCTGCTCCCCACTTACGCCGCCATCGGCGTCGCGGCGCCGATCCTATTGTCGCTGATCCGCTGCGCGCAAGGTTTCTCGGCCGGGGGCGAATACGCCGGAGCCTGCGCCTACCTGATGGAGCACGCGCCCAGTGATAAACGCGCCTGGTACGGCAGCTTCGTGCCGGTGTCGACGTTTTCCGCCTTCGCCGCCGCAGCCGTGGTGGCGTACGCCCTGGAAGCGTCATTGTCCGCCGAGGCAATGGGCAGTTGGGGTTGGCGCCTGCCGTTCCTGATCGCCGCACCGCTGGGCCTGGTGGGGCTCTACCTGCGCTGGAAGCTGGATGAAACGCCGGCCTTCGAGGCCGTGAAACAGGAACACGCGGTGGCCCACTCCCCACTCAAGGACACCTTGCGCAACCATGGTGCGGCGATCTGCTGCCTGGGCGCTTTTGTGTCGCTGACGGCGCTGTCGTTTTATATGTTCACCACCTACTTTGCGACGTACCTGCAAGTGGCGGGCGGGCTGAGCCGGGCGTTGGCCTTGCTGGTGTCGCTGCTTGCATTGATCTTTGCCGCGGTGATCTGCCCGCTGGCGGGGCTGTATTCGGACCGCGTGGGGCGTCGGGTCACGGTGATGACCGCGTGCGTGTTGTTGATCGTCGTGGTGTATCCATCGTTCCTGATGGCCAGTTCCGGTTCGTTCGCGGCGTCTATTGTCGGCGTGATGTTGCTGGCGGTGGGGGCAGTGCTGTGTGGCGTAGTCACGGCGGCGCTGTTATCGGAAACGTTCCCGACCCGCACGCGCTACACAGCCTCGGCGATCACCTACAACATGGCCTATACCCTCTTCGGCGGCACCGCGCCGCTGGTCGCGACCTGGCTGATCAGCGCCACGGGCAGCAATCTGTCCCCTGCGTTCTACCTGATTGCGGTGGCGTTACTGGCACTGGCAGGCGGGTTGGCGTTGCCGGAAACCTCGCGGATCTCCTTGCATGACGTGGGCACAGAGGAACAAAGCGCAGCGGCGTTGGTTTCGCGGTAG
- a CDS encoding methyl-accepting chemotaxis protein, which translates to MPTPTRFFEHYRKADRIMLALIWLMFLFSLGLGFWHDTLMQAVMVGGGTSLVLTALYRAIGGTRVMRCVLGAGLMVMAALHINQAQGVIEAHFGIFALLAVLTFYRDWLPILVAAATIAVHHVVFHALQHQGFPVFVMEHHGGWTMVFVHAFYVVMETVALLYLAVHSQAEAVESQEMLEKMLAVTSQVSAQTNQGEGKAHVSLAKRFDHFLQQITHLIDGVARDSQGLGELGRELASASGTLEQGARHQLVEITQMTGSMQRMEDAMGHISVHVEQAVDRADRASAQILRGQESVGRAQQEITQLASRLNGTHATVQGLAAQAEQIGSVLEVISSIASQTNLLALNAAIEAARAGEQGRGFAVVADEVRSLAQRTAVSTQEIKTIIEGLQQGSREAVDAMHDSRQGVERCVEDSQMAVDMLRAVGDDITHINDLNGRIVTTTREQTSANLEIVGRLQSVQSIAQSTADDVETLARSSERLPPIAVRLDALGKHFHQA; encoded by the coding sequence ATGCCCACCCCCACGCGTTTTTTCGAACACTACCGCAAAGCCGACCGCATCATGCTGGCGTTGATCTGGCTGATGTTCCTGTTTTCCTTGGGGCTGGGGTTCTGGCATGACACGCTGATGCAGGCCGTCATGGTGGGCGGCGGCACCAGCCTGGTGCTGACCGCGCTCTACCGCGCCATCGGTGGAACCCGTGTGATGCGTTGCGTCCTCGGCGCCGGCCTGATGGTCATGGCGGCGCTGCATATCAACCAGGCCCAGGGTGTGATCGAAGCCCACTTCGGTATTTTCGCGCTGTTGGCGGTGCTGACGTTTTATCGCGACTGGCTGCCGATCCTGGTCGCGGCGGCCACCATCGCCGTGCACCACGTGGTATTCCATGCTCTGCAACATCAGGGATTCCCGGTGTTTGTGATGGAGCACCATGGCGGCTGGACCATGGTCTTCGTCCACGCGTTCTACGTGGTCATGGAAACCGTCGCCCTGCTCTACCTCGCCGTGCACAGCCAGGCCGAAGCGGTCGAGAGCCAGGAAATGCTCGAGAAAATGCTCGCGGTCACCTCCCAGGTCAGCGCGCAAACCAACCAAGGCGAAGGCAAGGCGCATGTGTCGCTGGCCAAGCGTTTTGATCACTTCCTGCAGCAGATCACCCACCTGATCGATGGCGTCGCCCGCGACTCCCAGGGCCTTGGCGAGCTCGGTCGAGAGCTGGCCAGCGCCAGCGGCACATTGGAACAAGGCGCGCGCCATCAACTGGTGGAAATCACCCAGATGACCGGCTCGATGCAGCGCATGGAAGACGCCATGGGCCACATATCCGTGCACGTCGAGCAAGCGGTGGATCGCGCCGACAGGGCCAGCGCGCAGATCCTGCGTGGCCAGGAAAGCGTCGGCCGCGCCCAGCAGGAAATCACTCAGTTGGCGTCACGCCTGAACGGCACCCACGCGACCGTGCAAGGCCTGGCCGCGCAGGCCGAACAGATCGGCAGCGTGCTTGAAGTGATCAGCAGCATCGCCAGCCAGACCAACCTGCTCGCCCTCAACGCCGCCATCGAAGCCGCCCGCGCCGGCGAGCAAGGCCGCGGCTTTGCCGTGGTTGCCGACGAAGTGCGCAGCCTGGCGCAACGCACGGCGGTGTCCACCCAGGAAATCAAAACCATCATTGAAGGCTTGCAGCAAGGCAGCCGTGAAGCCGTCGACGCCATGCACGATAGCCGCCAGGGCGTGGAGCGCTGCGTGGAAGATAGCCAGATGGCGGTGGACATGCTGCGAGCAGTAGGCGACGACATCACGCACATCAACGACCTGAATGGACGGATCGTGACCACTACGCGCGAGCAGACCTCGGCCAACCTGGAGATTGTCGGGCGGTTGCAGTCGGTGCAGAGCATCGCCCAAAGCACGGCCGATGACGTCGAAACCCTTGCCCGCAGCAGCGAGCGCTTGCCGCCGATTGCCGTGCGGCTGGATGCGCTGGGCAAGCACTTTCATCAAGCGTGA